A single region of the Desulfobacteraceae bacterium genome encodes:
- the grpE gene encoding nucleotide exchange factor GrpE encodes MTEKDKIRKYEKTAEVTAEEPQQEVPADLQDEAPPEGGGETSQEDAVAQLEKKLEAAQQEAQASYDRLLRTTAEFENYKKRSARELQDFRKFANETLLRELLPVVDNLELAVKSAREEGNGQESLVDGIDLTLKEILRVLNKFGVQAVEALNQPFDPAFHQAVVGEESDKHPKNTVIQELQKGYTLHDRLLRPSMVVVAKPRAEGEPGQPDENA; translated from the coding sequence ATGACCGAAAAAGACAAAATTCGGAAATACGAAAAGACGGCTGAAGTCACCGCTGAAGAGCCACAGCAGGAGGTGCCGGCCGATCTTCAGGACGAAGCGCCCCCGGAAGGCGGTGGTGAGACTTCCCAAGAGGACGCGGTTGCGCAACTCGAGAAAAAACTCGAAGCTGCCCAACAAGAGGCGCAGGCCAGCTATGATCGGCTGTTGAGAACAACGGCGGAATTTGAAAACTACAAAAAGCGGTCAGCCCGTGAATTGCAGGATTTTCGCAAATTCGCCAACGAGACGCTCCTCAGGGAGCTGCTTCCGGTGGTGGACAACCTCGAGCTGGCCGTCAAGTCGGCGCGCGAGGAGGGCAATGGTCAAGAGTCTCTCGTTGACGGCATCGACCTCACCCTGAAAGAGATCCTGCGGGTTCTCAACAAATTCGGGGTTCAGGCGGTTGAGGCGCTCAACCAGCCTTTCGACCCGGCTTTTCATCAGGCGGTGGTCGGCGAAGAGTCCGATAAGCACCCCAAAAATACCGTTATCCAAGAGTTGCAAAAGGGGTACACCCTCCATGACCGGCTGCTTCGGCCATCGATGGTGGTTGTGGCCAAACCAAGGGCCGAAGGCGAACCCGGGCAACCCGACGAAAATGCATAG
- the tilS gene encoding tRNA lysidine(34) synthetase TilS, which produces MKLSPGGLSRRALQKVSHTIHSQGLFEADDRVLAAVSGGADSVCLLHALLSLAPEYSLHLGVAHLHHGLRGEAADRDAEFVADLARRWQLPFFMGAADIRSLKRQLGLCLEEASRQARYHFLSQIADQHRFHKIAVGHQQDDNAELALMFLIRGSGARGAGGIPPVRENRIVRPLIDLGREEIHAYLRANGLTWVQDATNQDRVFLRNRVRHELLPALAREYNPRIRDALARFARLTSAEDDWLESLTGPLLAAACLERSATSLTLSVAALGALHPAAQRRVLRRSLEMVKGNLRRIAYGHIEAALALAGGSTRHGSLDLPDRIRILRYPDRLVVSLAQQPLRGLKPALNPTPAQAFCYPIPAPVSETVSLTLPEIRGRLEFRPIGVQEVPATRNAGQFVAFFDMDAVTFPLTVRNLRPGDRFSPLGMTGRQKVRRFFSNQGIPRALRRRYPLLLSGGKIIWVAGLRMDHSARLTPETRRVLRGELLLA; this is translated from the coding sequence ATGAAACTTTCGCCGGGCGGGTTGAGCCGAAGGGCTTTGCAAAAGGTCAGCCACACCATCCACAGCCAAGGCCTCTTTGAGGCCGATGATCGGGTGCTGGCGGCGGTTTCCGGCGGGGCCGATTCCGTCTGCCTGCTCCACGCCCTTCTGAGCCTGGCACCGGAGTACTCCCTGCACCTGGGGGTCGCCCACCTCCATCATGGCCTGCGGGGAGAGGCCGCCGACCGGGATGCCGAGTTTGTCGCCGACCTGGCCCGCCGCTGGCAGTTGCCGTTTTTCATGGGCGCCGCGGATATTCGGAGTCTCAAGCGGCAGCTCGGGCTATGCCTGGAAGAGGCCTCGCGCCAGGCGCGCTACCATTTTCTATCACAAATTGCCGACCAGCATCGTTTCCACAAAATCGCCGTGGGCCATCAGCAGGATGACAACGCGGAGTTGGCACTCATGTTCCTCATTCGGGGCAGCGGTGCCCGGGGGGCCGGCGGAATCCCGCCCGTCCGCGAAAACCGGATCGTACGCCCGCTGATCGACCTTGGCAGGGAGGAAATTCACGCTTACCTGAGGGCAAACGGCCTGACATGGGTTCAGGACGCCACCAACCAGGACCGCGTGTTTCTGCGCAACCGGGTCCGACATGAACTTCTACCGGCCCTGGCCCGAGAATACAACCCCCGCATCCGGGACGCCCTGGCCCGCTTTGCCCGGCTTACCAGCGCTGAAGACGACTGGCTCGAAAGCCTGACCGGGCCCCTGCTGGCAGCCGCCTGCCTGGAACGATCCGCCACTTCCCTGACGCTTTCGGTGGCCGCCCTCGGCGCCCTCCATCCAGCCGCCCAGCGCCGGGTGCTTCGCAGGTCCCTGGAAATGGTCAAAGGCAACCTGCGGCGCATCGCCTATGGCCATATCGAAGCGGCCCTGGCACTGGCCGGCGGCAGTACCCGTCATGGCAGCCTCGACCTGCCCGACCGGATCCGCATCCTGCGCTACCCCGACCGCCTGGTGGTGTCGCTGGCGCAACAGCCTCTGCGGGGCCTGAAGCCGGCGCTGAACCCGACCCCCGCCCAAGCGTTTTGCTACCCGATCCCCGCTCCGGTTTCCGAAACCGTCTCGCTCACACTGCCCGAAATCAGGGGGCGGCTGGAATTTCGCCCCATCGGCGTGCAAGAAGTCCCGGCCACCCGCAATGCTGGACAGTTTGTCGCGTTTTTTGATATGGATGCAGTGACCTTTCCCTTGACCGTCAGAAACTTGCGGCCGGGCGACCGCTTCAGCCCGCTTGGCATGACAGGCCGCCAAAAAGTTCGCCGGTTCTTCAGCAATCAGGGGATACCGCGCGCGCTCAGGAGACGCTATCCACTGCTTCTCAGCGGCGGGAAAATTATCTGGGTGGCCGGTCTGCGCATGGACCACAGCGCCCGGCTGACTCCCGAAACGCGACGGGTGCTCCGGGGGGAGCTGCTGCTTGCTTAA